Genomic window (Nitrosopumilus sp.):
TTCTGAAAATGAAATTTGCGGAACTCTAATTGGTGTGATTGACAAAGCCACAAAATTAAAAGAGATCGAATGCGAGATTGACGAAATTAAATGGATTTCGGCAAAAGAGTTACTTTTAGAATTAAAAGCAAATCCACAAATTTATTGCCCTTGGATGCTAATTGCGCTAAGATTATTAGACAAATCTGAGAAATCAATGCTAGAAAAATATGCAAGTGTTTTATCCACATGGATGGATAGTAAAATAAAAGATGAGTTACAAAAAGCGATTAAAAATCATCTACCAGATAATCAATGGAGAATAGTAAATGGAAAAAACTAAGCAGATTGAAGAAAATGCAATAATTATAAACAAATATCTAAATTCAAAACTAAAAGGTGATCCTAAGAAACTATATGATGCGGCAGGACATCTAATTGTAAACGGCGGGAAAAGACTCAGACCATATATGGTAATCAAGAGCTGTCAAATTCTAAAAGGAAAAATATCTAATGCAATGCCAGCTGCAAGTGCTGTGGAGATGGTTCATAACTTTACGTTAGTTCATGATGACATTATGGATAATGATGAAATGCGTCATGGTGTTCCAACAGTACATAAGAAATTTGGAATACCAATAGCAATTCTTGCAGGTGATGTTTTATTTTCAAAAGCATTTCAAATAGTCACAGATACAAAATTATCGACTAGTTCTACCGCTCAATTAGTTTCTAGACTTGCTAAAGCTTGTGTAGATGTATGTGAGGGACAATTACTAGATGTAGAAATGGCTGAAAAAAGGAAAATTCCATCACAAGCAGAATACATAACAATGATTGAAAAAAAAACTGCAGCATTATTTGATGTATCATGTGCAATGGGAGCAATTTGTGCAACGACCAAAATTAGTGATATTTCAAATCTCTCATCATTTGGAAGAAATTTAGGAATAGCATTTCAAATAACAGATGATCTCATAGGAGTAATGGGAGATCCAAAAATTACTAAAAAACCTGTAGGAAATGATCTTAGAGAGGGCAAAAAATCACTGCCAATTCTAATGGCAATAAAATTAGCAAAAGGTAATGATAAAAAAATAATTCTCAAAGCATTTGGAAATTCAAAAGCATCTAAAAAAGATCTTAACAAGGCAGTTGATGTTATTAGATCTTTAGGAATAGAAGAAAGTGTAAGAAAACAGGCTCTAAAATATTCATGTAAAGCCAAAAAATCATTATCAAAATATTCTGGTTCTGCTAAAGTTGAATTAATTTCATTACTAGATTTTGTTGTTAAAAGAAGTTTATAATTACAATATATGATGATCTAAATGGATGAAGAATTAAAG
Coding sequences:
- a CDS encoding polyprenyl synthetase family protein, with the translated sequence MEKTKQIEENAIIINKYLNSKLKGDPKKLYDAAGHLIVNGGKRLRPYMVIKSCQILKGKISNAMPAASAVEMVHNFTLVHDDIMDNDEMRHGVPTVHKKFGIPIAILAGDVLFSKAFQIVTDTKLSTSSTAQLVSRLAKACVDVCEGQLLDVEMAEKRKIPSQAEYITMIEKKTAALFDVSCAMGAICATTKISDISNLSSFGRNLGIAFQITDDLIGVMGDPKITKKPVGNDLREGKKSLPILMAIKLAKGNDKKIILKAFGNSKASKKDLNKAVDVIRSLGIEESVRKQALKYSCKAKKSLSKYSGSAKVELISLLDFVVKRSL